The proteins below come from a single Eremothecium sinecaudum strain ATCC 58844 chromosome II, complete sequence genomic window:
- the NHA1 gene encoding Nha1p (Syntenic homolog of Ashbya gossypii AGL172W; Syntenic homolog of Saccharomyces cerevisiae YLR138W (NHA1); 1-intron in Ashbya gossypii) has protein sequence MAVWSHLDVSKAHVGYACIGVFSCIFSLVSLFVKEKLYIGESTCAVIFGLIVGPHCLNWFDPTEWGNTDAITLEISRMVLCLQIFAVAVELPKKYMLKHWLSVTMLLVPVMTTGWLIIGLFIWLLIPGLNFSSSLLISACITATDPILAQSVVSGKFAERVPGHLRNLLSAESGCNDGMAFPFIYLSFNLVVYPKDGRKILKDWFCVTILYECVFGCFLGIVIGYAGRRAIRYTEGKKIIDRESFLAFYVVLATMCAGFGSILGVDDLLVSFAAGATFAWDGWFAKKTEESKVSTVIDLLLNLAYFVYFGAIIPWKQFNDPLIGTTVWRLILLAVVVITLRRIPAVLFFKGLIPDIKSWREALFVGHFGPIGVGAIFAAILARAELEGHATGEETPLKELPAHGTEHWQLIACVWPIVCFLIVTSIIVHGSSVAVITLGRHLNTITLTKSFTTQTTNGNNRSSAWMQRLPGLDKSGRSFSLHRIDTLAPPDNIQKSQTIETSGVPAKPAGGMRKRKQKVKRRKAKDLFGTASRRSDYEQEEVTDLKEERLARERQAKAAAFALTRDDRHLFDEKLSVDSKDKISPTHSHSCSIEQLLEQNQKITPPNSLHHSTRRGGEQKLTPEQTYDEIEFPKYSNSSSNEYDYKGPSSTPDDDDQQPTIAYQEGNSIILENRRGEIVAHTKMYDSDRDLEEGSSADMSSMPSTERRNSLRRLMSPPFFRRSTLVDDERGAKYHAYRVNDVLIIENEDGEVLRRYRINTHNSDKASQTKKRSSSVVSKALSVVGLGKSTSKAQQLQAPSSVAAADKTLTSDAQVLSTTEHPKLTPVPSIHTSSGENRSEKDNEDEGDITPLKSKHFQSKEITEASEESEDDEDEEDEDEEDEEEEGHDEEEKETAIERARRLTALGEYSAPRDDDDEEIPPVVGQTTADIRTPTVRK, from the exons ATGGCAGTTTGGTCGCACCTTGAT GTATCAAAAGCCCATGTTGGATATGCATGCATAGGTGTTTTCTCATGTATCTTTTCATTGGTTTCTCTTTTCGTTAAGgaaaaactttacattGGGGAGTCTACATGTGCGGTTATATTTGGATTAATCGTTGGTCCTCATTGTTTGAATTGGTTTGACCCTACTGAATGGGGTAACACGGATGCTATTACTTTAGAGATCTCAAGGATGGTTTTATGCCTCCAAATTTTTGCTGTGGCAGTAGAACTACCTAAGAAATATATGTTGAAACATTGGTTATCCGTAACTATGTTGTTGGTTCCGGTCATGACTACAGGTTGGTTGATTATAGGATTGTTCATTTGGCTCTTAATCCCGGGATTGAATTTTTCTTCCAGTTTATTGATTTCTGCTTGCATTACTGCTACTGACCCTATCCTAGCTCAGTCTGTTGTCTCTGGTAAGTTTGCAGAAAGAGTACCTGGGCATTTAAGAAATTTGCTATCTGCCGAATCAGGCTGTAATGATGGGATGGCATTCCCATTTATTTACTTGTCCTTTAATTTAGTTGTTTATCCAAAAGATGGGCGTAAAATACTGAAAGATTGGTTTTGTGTTACTATACTATATGAATGTGTATTTGGGTGTTTCTTGGGTATTGTTATTGGCTATGCTGGTAGAAGGGCGATAAGGTATACAGAAGGTAAGAAAATTATTGATCGTGAATCTTTCCTAGCTTTCTATGTTGTTTTGGCTACGATGTGCGCTGGCTTTGGCTCCATATTAGGGGTTGATGATTTATTAGTGTCATTTGCAGCTGGTGCTACATTTGCATGGGATGGTTGGTTTGCTAAAAAAACTGAGGAGAGTAAGGTTTCCACGGTTATTGATCTACTATTAAATTTAGCGTATTTTGTTTACTTTGGGGCAATTATTCCATGGAAGCAATTTAACGACCCTCTGATTGGTACAACTGTTTGGAGGTTAATTCTCCTTGCCGTCGTCGTGATAACATTGCGTAGAATTCCGGCTGTATTATTTTTTAAGGGCCTCATTCCAGATATCAAATCTTGGAGAGAAGCACTATTCGTAGGTCATTTTGGACCAATTGGTGTTGGTGCTATTTTCGCCGCAATTTTGGCTAGAGCTGAATTAGAGGGACATGCAACCGGTGAGGAAACTCCATTAAAAGAATTGCCTGCCCATGGGACGGAGCATTGGCAGTTGATTGCCTGTGTATGGCCAATTGTCTGCTTTTTGATTGTTACTTCAATAATTGTTCATGGTTCATCCGTTGCGGTGATTACTTTGGGTCGTCATCTAAATACGATAACTTTGACAAAGTCATTCACTACTCAGACCACAAATGGTAATAATCGTAGTTCTGCATGGATGCAAAGGTTACCTGGGTTGGATAAAAGTGGACGTTCATTCTCGTTGCATCGCATTGACACATTAGCGCCCCCAGATAACATACAGAAGTCTCAAACTATTGAAACAAGCGGTGTGCCAGCAAAACCTGCAGGCGGTATGAGAAAGAGAAAACAGAAGGTAAAAAGGAGAAAGGCAAAAGATTTGTTTGGAACTGCTTCGAGACGTAGCGACTACgaacaagaagaagtaACAGATTTAAAAGAGGAAAGGTTAGCCCGCGAAAGACAAGCTAAAGCCGCAGCATTTGCATTAACTAGAGATGATAGACATCTTTTCGATGAGAAGCTTTCAGTGGATAGTAAAGATAAAATATCTCCTACTCATTCTCATTCTTGTTCTATTGAACAGCTCTTAGAACAAAACCAGAAAATTACACCTCCAAATTCGTTGCATCACTCAACAAGACGTGGCGGAGAACAGAAACTAACTCCAGAGCAGACCTATGATGAAATCGAATTTCCTAAGTACAGTAACAGTTCGTCCAATGAATATGATTACAAAGGACCTAGCAGCACCcctgatgatgatgaccAACAACCCACTATTGCATACCAAGAGGGTAATTCAATAATTCTTGAAAATAGAAGAGGTGAGATAGTTGCTCATACAAAAATGTATGATAGTGATAGAGATTTGGAAGAAGGAAGCAGTGCAGATATGTCTTCCATGCCGTCCACAGAGCGGAGGAACAGTCTCCGTAGACTCATGTCACCTCCATTCTTTAGGAGATCTACTCTCGTAGACGATGAAAGAGGCGCTAAATATCATGCCTACAGGGTTAATGACGTCTTGATTATAGAGAATGAGGATGGTGAAGTACTAAGACGTTATCGTATTAATACACATAATTCAGACAAGGCTTCCCAGACTAAAAAAAGAAGTTCTAGTGTAGTTTCGAAGGCTCTTTCAGTTGTAGGCCTCGGAAAATCAACTAGTAAGGCTCAGCAACTACAAGCCCCTAGTTCTGTTGCAGCTGCAGATAAAACGCTTACCTCGGATGCCCAAGTGTTAAGTACCACCGAGCATCCTAAGCTAACGCCAGTCCCCTCTATTCATACAAGTTCAGGCGAGAACCGCAGTGAAAAagataatgaagatgaaggGGACATTACGCCTTTGAAGTCTAAACATTTTCAATCAAAAGAAATTACTGAAGCCTCTGAAGAATCAGAGGATGATGAGGATGAGGAGGATGAGGATGAGGAGGATGAGGAGGAAGAGGGACATGATGAAGAGGAAAAAGAAACGGCGATTGAAAGAGCGAGGAGATTAACCGCCCTTGGTGAATATTCCGCTCCAAgagatgatgatgatgaagaaatCCCACCAGTTGTTGGACAAACAACTGCTGATATCAGGACCCCTACTGTGAGAAAATGA
- the ACL4 gene encoding Acl4p (Syntenic homolog of Ashbya gossypii AGL170W; Syntenic homolog of Saccharomyces cerevisiae YDR161W), translated as MSYIEATKNKNQQRSLDTGLYCETSMALEDVIRQARSFISMNDFKQALKVLKPYKKFLQNENANNIPLLEVYADIYLEDGKIEKAYSLLIKACELDSTGKIGGCGKFFTLGQIIGGIDGVHTIRKGIENIYRIYEARIPQDQVDMVISGLLSMIEIWMTDLCMEADAESQCEEAITKALEISEGKSPEAWSMLGSIRISQQNIAEAATALTKAWEFFQQKKKMMEQALKGEISIDNPKLHADYIELLQPLLSLAKMSVELGLYDNAIQILFAVKDLDEDNIEAYYLEGFIYYLTCKLDLFKIQNPTIDISPANVYEFNQKFQDLPLELTSEALQESIHDARIALSFALKLGENCDPEDEVSQELIQGAHSLLVELGGSVDVKELIKVKHGDDINEQDELDLNTIEE; from the coding sequence ATGAGTTACATAGAAGCTACTAAGAATAAAAACCAGCAAAGAAGTTTAGATACTGGCCTGTATTGTGAAACCAGTATGGCTTTGGAAGATGTTATTCGTCAGGCAAGGAGTTTTATCTCCATGAATGATTTTAAGCAAGCTTTGAAAGTGCTTAAACCGTATAAGAAATTCTTACAGAATGAAAATGCCAATAACATTCCACTCTTAGAAGTGTATGCTGATATCTATTTGGAAGATGGAAAAATAGAAAAGGCCTATTCCTTATTAATTAAAGCTTGTGAGTTGGATTCAACTGGTAAAATTGGTGGTTGCGGGAAATTTTTTACTCTAGGTCAAATAATAGGTGGTATAGATGGGGTCCATACTATAAGAAAGGGAATTGAAAATATTTATAGGATTTACGAAGCCAGAATTCCCCAAGACCAAGTCGATATGGTCATTTCAGGTCTCTTATCCATGATTGAAATATGGATGACTGACTTGTGTATGGAGGCCGATGCTGAATCACAATGTGAGGAAGCAATTACAAAGGCGCTGGAAATATCTGAAGGCAAGTCGCCAGAAGCTTGGTCAATGTTAGGATCTATAAGAATATCTCAGCAGAATATTGCCGAAGCCGCTACCGCTCTCACCAAGGCATGGGAGTTTTTTCaacaaaagaagaagatgatggAACAGGCATTGAAGGGAGAAATCTCTATTGATAACCCAAAATTACATGCAGATTATATCGAGCTATTGCAACCTTTGCTGTCCTTGGCTAAGATGAGTGTTGAATTGGGATTATATGATAATGCAATCCAGATTTTGTTCGCTGTAAAGGATCTAGACGAAGATAACATCGAAGCGTACTATTTGGAAGGCTTCATATACTATTTGACATGTAAATTAGATCTGTTTAAAATTCAAAATCCGACGATCGATATTTCACCAGCAAATGTATACGAATTTAATCAAAAGTTTCAGGATTTGCCGCTTGAGTTGACTAGCGAAGCTTTGCAAGAGAGTATTCATGATGCCCGTATTGCATTGTCGTTTGCGTTGAAGCTAGGAGAAAATTGCGATCCCGAAGATGAAGTTTCCCAAGAATTAATACAAGGTGCGCATTCTCTTCTCGTGGAACTAGGAGGGTCTGTAGATGTTAAAGAGCTAATCAAGGTTAAGCATGGAGATGATATTAACGAACAGGACGAGCTGGACCTAAACACGATAGAAGAATAA
- the NBP2 gene encoding adaptor protein NBP2 (Syntenic homolog of Ashbya gossypii AGL169C; Syntenic homolog of Saccharomyces cerevisiae YDR162C (NBP2)), protein MQEDKQHVHRVSSDCSDEDYSNTVGYISMKDYAYDESHVLHSGYFQHINSNNNGMPPNNPDFNIYNEHYMYNYYNHNDHGDEIEGGYNNRTEVDEDEVTDEKRQSIILPNEYVVNRKAIALYDFVPENDNELMLKEGDVVYISYKHAQGWLVAENYMKTRTGLVPEEYVSIFEDYEESEADDRVGDQYESGQARPHYLTHMITESLTAAAKQSSQKISEDSEWEDIDEEEEQEASSEGQNDIRMGLIDIESSMKDKLTLS, encoded by the coding sequence ATGCAAGAGGATAAGCAACACGTTCATCGTGTTAGTAGTGATTGCAGCGATGAAGATTACAGTAACACCGTTGGCTACATATCTATGAAAGATTATGCGTACGATGAGTCTCATGTACTTCATTCCGGCTACTTCCAGCATATCAATAGTAACAACAATGGCATGCCTCCAAATAATCCAGATTTTAATATTTACAATGAACACTATATGTATAATTATTATAACCACAATGATCATGGCGATGAAATAGAGGGCGGATATAACAACCGCACagaagttgatgaagatgaggtAACAGATGAGAAGCGACAGAGCATAATACTGCCTAATGAATATGTGGTGAATAGGAAGGCTATTGCCTTGTATGATTTTGTGCCTGAAAATGACAACGAGCTAATGTTGAAAGAAGGAGACGTGGTATACATCAGCTATAAACATGCACAAGGTTGGCTAGTGGCAGAAAACTATATGAAGACTAGGACTGGGTTAGTACCAGAAGAATACGTATCTATTTTTGAGGATTATGAGGAATCCGAGGCCGATGATCGAGTCGGAGACCAATATGAAAGCGGGCAAGCAAGGCCCCATTATCTTACACATATGATTACTGAAAGTCTTACAGCAGCAGCGAAGCAGTCTTCCCAAAAGATTTCAGAGGATAGCGAGTGGGAAGATATTGACGAGGAAGAGGAACAAGAAGCTTCATCTGAGGGACAGAATGATATCAGAATGGGCCTAATTGATATAGAAAGTTCCATGAAGGACAAACTGACCTTATCATAA
- the CWC15 gene encoding U2-type spliceosomal complex subunit CWC15 (Syntenic homolog of Ashbya gossypii AGL168W; Syntenic homolog of Saccharomyces cerevisiae YDR163W (CWC15)), whose product MTTSHRPQLEARSGGKYAPEQVPTGAKHARLLPGHTKIKRRKVKPATSDASSLVSGAREIIKTDKVDFDEENNSNNDRESSEDDEYDSTYSSSSDDEEELREGLEAIRRARELNESHQKLAVEASSVQEPKQVSAVKSWRSNTVFGAQKKSNGDSQVTAENRLKYLNDLSRSEYHRDFMKRVSR is encoded by the coding sequence ATGACGACTTCTCATAGACCTCAGCTAGAGGCAAGAAGTGGGGGGAAATATGCACCCGAGCAGGTTCCAACAGGTGCTAAACATGCAAGGTTGCTTCCTGGACACACTAAGATAAAACGCAGGAAGGTGAAGCCGGCTACGTCAGATGCTTCTAGTTTAGTTTCTGGCGCACGGGAGATTATAAAGACGGATAAGGTTGATTTCGATGAAGAGAATAATAGTAACAACGATAGAGAAAGTTCAGAGGATGATGAATATGATAGTACATATAGCAGCAGTAGtgatgatgaggaagagCTACGAGAAGGGCTAGAGGCAATTAGAAGGGCTAGAGAGCTAAATGAGTCCCATCAAAAATTAGCAGTAGAGGCTTCATCTGTTCAGGAACCCAAACAAGTCTCTGCGGTGAAGAGCTGGAGGTCTAACACCGTGTTTGGCGCACAAAAGAAGAGTAATGGGGATTCTCAGGTGACAGCAGAGAACCGGTTAAAATACCTGAACGATCTAAGCAGAAGTGAGTACCATCGCGATTTTATGAAAAGGGTTTCAAGATAA
- the SLS1 gene encoding Sls1p (Syntenic homolog of Ashbya gossypii AGL167C; Syntenic homolog of Saccharomyces cerevisiae YLR139C (SLS1)): MITIGVLNKIVTPKCHIRCWFGPSGSRVAGERFYSLLPPKSKLHSRTADEHLSGGNNFLVLKPQQTGMLNPRPTPSYFKNVPQKLSVLHGVEMETSYQIPHSGAKNTKKRKSGQKSFDVLEEIESQRATLMVYKSSVSKEQVMKSIYDLKPADSALEMSKKRYEQLRNSLTEAYSVQQLNQYCKKYYHYSPRIPKKQLVTLILDEFWQCKVNESIEETEDLIVEHVIDIQKRDMHLLLMTDNGKILQNLARLGATITVAVVENKLVVRATKPIIRYVEVSIAKILENIKSEIISLIDFRKEYCDVNSEHKVLSLSELTTLIQKEGGVYFEELVNENRKGIFKVSALAERKLLNSKNLLLWAMDYKPQTTQDRLLYRMHHNAIYTKYPVSNKEWFDWTTKSKMWYRIQTEEPRGSFKVPDSPSSPSDITLPDQILTTIYDFIMKVEPSSVAKVKNAFNPFKGISISLGQVLTNSSDSKYIFQPQMQKFSSDIEKLPLYHGLEDDNDLFAVDHHDYLVQLKFVPKLSAFDFKFNIPPIELWFSLDDFDNIRKETIRCVLHNEERSFLLQTPDIPFDYKITMDKTSELIPLEQADILQWIKTYQPGLNDYLDNLTIKFGALMGKKLVLPPEMSIKLELEDGTSATVDYQFITMYHRRVLNLKYKDKYLVHHNTVNGGKLGGSYEQLYFACEELPEENDLKQFIIDVMEVS; encoded by the coding sequence ATGATTACTATTGGAGTTTTAAATAAAATAGTTACGCCTAAGTGCCACATTAGATGTTGGTTTGGTCCTTCTGGTTCCAGAGTAGCTGGTGAGCGCTTTTATTCACTACTTCCTCCAAAATCTAAATTACATTCAAGAACCGCGGATGAACATCTATCAGGGGGAAATAATTTTTTAGTTCTAAAACCCCAACAGACTGGTATGTTAAACCCCCGGCCTACCCCATcttattttaaaaatgtaCCCCAGAAATTAAGTGTTCTACATGGCGTTGAGATGGAGACTAGTTACCAGATACCGCATAGTGGAGCAAAAAACACTAAAAAGAGAAAGAGTGGACAGAAGTCATTTGATGTACTAGAAGAAATTGAAAGTCAGAGGGCTACGTTAATGGTTTACAAGAGCTCTGTATCAAAAGAACAGGTTATGAAATCAATATATGATTTGAAGCCAGCTGATTCTGCATTGGAAATGTCTAAGAAGAGATATGAGCAACTCCGTAATTCTCTGACAGAAGCTTACTCAGTACAGCAGTTGAATCAATATTGCAAGAAATACTATCATTACTCGCCCCGGATTCCGAAGAAGCAATTGGTAACATTGATATTGGATGAGTTTTGGCAATGCAAGGTGAATGAATCAATCGAAGAGACCGAAGATCTCATTGTAGAGCATGTGATTGACATTCAGAAACGAGATATGCATCTACTTCTAATGACTGATAATGGTAAGATCCTACAGAATCTAGCAAGACTGGGTGCCACTATTACAGTTGCTGTAGTTGAAAACAAACTTGTAGTGCGTGCCACGAAGCCAATTATACGATATGTTGAAGTTTCTATTGCTAAGattttggaaaatattAAGTCTGAAATAATATCGCTTATAGACTTCCGGAAAGAATACTGTGATGTGAACTCAGAGCATAAAGTGCTATCTTTGTCTGAATTAACCACTCTGATACAAAAAGAGGGTGGAGTGTATTTTGAGGAGTTGGTCAATGAGAACAGGAAAGGCATTTTTAAAGTTAGCGCTTTGGCAGAAAGAAAGCTTTTAAATAGCAAGAACTTATTATTATGGGCTATGGATTACAAACCTCAGACAACACAGGATAGATTGTTGTATAGGATGCACCATAATGCGATCTACACTAAATATCCTGTATCAAATAAGGAATGGTTTGATTGGACAACCAAGTCCAAAATGTGGTATAGAATTCAAACTGAAGAGCCTAGGGGCTCATTTAAAGTTCCTGATAGTCCATCTTCGCCTTCGGACATTACGTTACCGGATCAAATACTGACCACAATATACGATTTTATAATGAAGGTAGAACCCAGCAGTGTTGCAAAAGTGAAGAACGCTTTTAATCCATTTAAAGGTATCAGTATTAGTCTTGGCCAAGTACTAACCAATAGCTCTGATTCGAAGTATATTTTTCAACCGCAAATGCAGAAATTCAGTTCTGACATCGAAAAACTGCCATTATATCACGGGTTAGAAGATGATAACGACCTATTTGCTGTTGATCATCACGATTACCTTGTTCAGCTTAAGTTTGTTCCAAAGCTATCAGCCTTTGACTTTAAATTTAATATCCCTCCAATCGAACTATGGTTTTCCTTGGATGATTTCGATAATATACGGAAAGAAACCATCCGATGTGTTTTGCACAATGAAGAACGTTCGTTCTTGTTACAAACCCCTGATATACCGTTCGACTATAAGATTACGATGGACAAGACCTCGGAATTAATCCCTCTAGAACAGGCGGACATACTGCAATGGATTAAAACTTACCAGCCAGGCCTAAATGATTACTTAGATAACTTGACGATAAAATTTGGTGCTCTTATGGGCAAGAAACTGGTGCTGCCGCCGGAGATGTCCATTAAACTGGAATTGGAGGATGGAACTTCGGCTACGGTAGATTACCAGTTCATTACAATGTATCATCGCAGGGTGCTAAATCTAAAATACAAGGATAAATACCTAGTACATCACAATACGGTAAATGGAGGTAAGCTTGGCGGTAGTTACGAGCAGTTATATTTTGCTTGTGAAGAGTTGCCTGAAGAAAATGATCTGAAGCAGTTTATTATAGACGTAATGGAAGTTTCATAa
- the RRN5 gene encoding Rrn5p (Syntenic homolog of Ashbya gossypii AGL166W; Syntenic homolog of Saccharomyces cerevisiae YLR141W (RRN5)), with product MPKRPAAQERLTSVKRRNCIALERYCELFNRETARFFDPLCDSQDLQDSYIHVDSKVKYLEEDSQQSIVSEGESIGSDTDDEQEWDNGIENLDLGTLWTAREKTVFFHFLARNSIHNLDQWHSQLPRKSKYEITVYYRVLKANLDNLKHMKTKKRGGILTKRDLPIAYEMQPSFIELEECYSELIRSETEDVVKFETEHELKSMEEGVVNWDNWYKRWDLFYARHQIPEYQPASREPSLFSRSSECYAEEIVRRYVKKLLCAAILPVLDRKHVPKESLRIPQDFREEVAHRTHAERTRTPLVESYIHSDTGEIEVRTGNLEFPHLVTTTDIWRGMIVLRKAGHPAPTLPETVVHSLAKFQVNHEEGKLFKNKNIPNALIVPLLQHKTTPYHAPVGISTPTNKNSLVLESRLHGLVKTQQKSAGGFLSTDTFISDDPYSALDNPVYEQLVLWDDAVTDSLDLRASFHYQHALLMHMSLPDDSETSTVNVITAEPEEVPGLPEVPSHVLDMFLYLA from the coding sequence ATGCCAAAAAGACCTGCAGCTCAGGAAAGACTGACTTCTGTGAAGAGGCGAAACTGTATTGCACTTGAGAGGTATTGTGAGTTGTTTAATCGGGAAACAGCTCGTTTCTTTGATCCACTCTGTGACTCCCAAGATCTTCAAGATTCCTATATCCATGTTGATAGCAAAGTGAAGTACCTAGAGGAAGACTCCCAACAATCTATAGTCAGCGAAGGAGAATCTATTGGTAGTGATACTGATGATGAACAGGAGTGGGACAATGGTATAGAGAATCTCGATCTCGGAACGCTATGGACAGCTCGTGAGAAAACAGTATTCTTTCACTTTTTGGCACGAAATAGTATCCACAATCTCGACCAATGGCATTCCCAGCTGCCTAGAAAGAGCAAGTATGAAATTACCGTATACTATCGTGTTTTAAAAGCTAATCTGGATAACCTTAAACATATGAAAACCAAGAAACGGGGAGGAATATTAACAAAACGTGACCTACCTATCGCATATGAGATGCAGCCATCATTCATAGAACTTGAAGAGTGCTATAGCGAATTGATTCGTTCCGAGACTGAGGATGTTGTCAAGTTTGAGACAGAACATGAGTTAAAGTCGATGGAGGAGGGCGTCGTTAACTGGGACAATTGGTATAAGAGATGGGATTTGTTTTATGCGCGTCACCAAATCCCAGAATATCAGCCTGCATCTCGAGAACCGTCTCTTTTCTCTCGATCGAGTGAGTGCTACGCAGAGGAGATTGTCCGCCGCTACGTGAAAAAGCTCCTATGTGCAGCTATCTTGCCGGTGCTAGACAGGAAACATGTACCTAAGGAATCCTTAAGGATACCGCAAGACTTTCGGGAAGAAGTTGCGCACCGTACACATGCAGAACGTACTCGAACTCCACTTGTAGAATCTTACATTCACAGTGACACAGGAGAAATCGAGGTCCGCACTGGCAATCTTGAATTTCCTCATCTTGTTACCACTACAGATATCTGGCGCGGGATGATTGTGCTACGGAAAGCAGGTCACCCAGCTCCTACCCTTCCGGAAACTGTTGTACACTCATTAGCGAAGTTCCAGGTTAACCATGAAGAAGGCAAACTATTCAAGAACAAAAATATTCCAAATGCATTGATTGTGCCCCTATTACAGCATAAGACAACTCCATACCATGCACCTGTAGGGATTTCTACTCCAACCAATAAGAATTCTTTGGTTCTCGAAAGCCGCCTACACGGTTTAGTGAAAACTCAACAAAAGTCCGCTGGGGGGTTTCTATCCACAGATACATTTATTTCTGACGACCCTTACTCCGCACTAGATAATCCAGTTTATGAACAACTAGTGCTCTGGGATGATGCAGTTACGGACTCCCTAGATTTAAGGGCTTCTTTTCACTACCAGCATGCCCTACTTATGCATATGTCTCTTCCAGATGATTCCGAAACGTCTACTGTGAACGTGATTACCGCCGAGCCTGAAGAGGTACCCGGCCTTCCGGAAGTTCCAAGTCATGTGCTTGACATGTTTTTATACTTGGCATGA